ATCACCAAATACATTGCCGGCGGATACACATAAGAAAatgttctcctgatgcctaaaaatCATAAGGTCAGCATGGTAAGAAACTTCCCACCCTGTCGGTCAGTTGTAGTCGGCATATTAGGGAAAAAAAACCTCGCCggcgaattcaaaattcaaatttttggcaAGTACAATTTCATTGATTGACGTGTACTTGGgcactataacggccaaattcggccaccatcctataaatacactacttatctctacaaaacaacatacaaataatttcatatactctccaaagctcatatcatcatcatacattccatctaactcacccaataaCTCTCTACATATAACAATGGCTTcatttgattctaatgaagatttggcaatcaccaaagcttggtatgcggaaaaacgacttagacgtcaatcctccgaaagggtggattccacaatcttttgggctagggtacacaacaaatttagccaagagtttgggaatccaaatgaaataagtgttcaacaagtgcacGATAGGCACCTTGTCATCGAAAAcgcgatacttgcttttttagctctccaacctcggatttttaacactcaCCCCTTCACCTTGCccattgcacaatttgtaagtaattttgtgattttttttacgTAACCCATGTTGTGTTATCTTCCAACGAAACaacactaacaaatgtaagtttgtttttgtgtttttgtagcatgaagtcgtgaaagcgcgctacttggaggtaaAGGGGGAAGTATTCgcgttcgatgcaagctatcacttcttgacagaaagaatcccggaggataacccaGACTACTTGAATGTTGTATCGTCTTCggaggaggaagattgatggctttagaagtttttgtataggttttgtgggtagacctatATGTAAACCCTGACGAGAtaataactcgtccactaggttcacctaggggttcaaagtctTGATGCACATGCTACGTGCATTCGTTTTTCTGTTGGCAAGGAGttgtattttatgtttcaatcaatgtagtaaccaaaattgcatgaataaagtgaattacatcttcccatattCTGTTTGGTATAAGTATATGCCGGAAAGGTTAGAAATCCTTAGCATGCCGACCACAGGTCAGCCGGCGGTGTCAAAAATTATGTGTATGCCGACCATATGATAGCCGGCACTGTAGGAAATATTTACGTGCCGACCGTAAGATTATTGGCCCAAGATAGTCTGTGTGTTCTTCATCCGAGGACCATGCCGACCCTTCTTAGTCGGCAACTTATTCAAAGTAGACCTTGCCGACTACCATTGGTCGACATCTTATTCAAAcctcgaccttgccgaccttgtgcattttcaaaaccaatttttttgatcgaaatcgaactcataagacagATGAAAGGTTTAATCTATTGAATTCATAATtacaaaattttaatctaaactcaatcaATTAACCTAATCaaattttttagtgttaattaaacaagggcatattagccatttagaaaatataagGTTAGAGGGTGActtggttttacttcaaaatgaccagattttgtctcattaggtataccccaattaatctgggtataccccaatctagGCAGGTTAAAAAACTGAAAATGCCTCTCTCTTTTAGTAAAATTATTATAACTctttatgtatcctattttttcaggggtataattggtaaaATAACTAGGATATAACATACCTAAAAGTCCGTGCCTTAAACAAATTTCATCTCATTGAAAGGATTTTAAAGAAATCTACACAATGAATATAAACAACATTATCAcgtttagagtttttacgaaaaattcggaggtgtttCAACTAATTTGATTATGCAACCACTAAAATGATATATATGCCTAAAAAATAACGATATATATACGTGTTATGCAATTAGCAGTGTTTCGTTTTTCTTCAGTCGGTCCCTGTCGTAGTAGCGGTGTTCTGTTATTTTTTCAGCAGTGCAAAATATAAATTAAAAGGCAGTTATCGGAAAAAATGGGAATCTaacagaaaaaaaagaagaaaaaaaaaatcagctcCCGGTCAAGTGTTACTGTCTACTTGTAACTTGTAAGATAATCTCATGTAACTTGTACGataatcccaaaaaaaaaaaaaaaaaaaagttgtaagATAATCCCTAAAACAAAAAACCGTTGGTTCCCGCTAAATCCTCTGAACCTCTTATCTTGTTCATACTCTTCTCTCTATGGCAAAAACTGACTCATTCAATTGTATCCTCCCTGTAAAAACTCATCCGGTAATCCAacctgttttctttctttttccagCTTTCTTTCCTTCGTTGGTCTTCCTTTCCCCCTTACTATACATGCATCTCTTTTCCCAAACTACTGTTTCTTCTTCAGGCCCAAACAAAAAGAATCCTAAACTTAAAAAAGGGTCCCTCCTATTCCTCTTCCACCTTCCACCACCTCCTCCTACTCTTgctccaccaccgccaccaccacaaccaccaccattttTATCCACCATGGGTAATTGTTGCCCTAATCGCACTACCGAAGAACCAGCTGCGAATGATAATCCATCTGGTGAAAATGGTGAGAACGATGTCGCGAACCAATCGGCTTCCGACAGTACCACCCCACCAAAGCCGTCTTCTTCGGCCATGTCCGGAGGAGCAGCTCCCTCTGTAGGAGGAGGAACGAATAAACCTGCAAAACCTGCGCAGATTGGACCCGTTTTAGGTCGACCAATGGAAGATGTTAAGTCGATTTACACAATTGGTAAAGAATTAGGGCGTGGTCAATTTGGTGTTACGCATTTATGTACACATAAAACTACAGGTGAACAATTCGCATGTAAAACCATTGCGAAAAGAAAATTGGTTAACAAGGAGGATATTGAGGATGTTAGAAGAGAAGTGCAGATTATGCATCATCTGACGGGACAACCTAATATTGTTGAATTGAAAGGTGCATATGAAGATAAGCAATCTGTGCATTTGGTTATGGAATTATGTGCAGGTGGTGAGCTTTTCGATCGTATCATTGCCAAAGGCCATTATACGGAACGTGCAGCTGCTTCTTTATTAAGAACGATAGTGCAAATTGTTCATACTTGTCATTCAATGGGTGTTGTTCATAGAGATTTAAAACCAGAGAATTTCCTTCTtttaaacaaagaagaaaatgctCCATTGAAGGCTACAGATTTTGGTCTCTCCGTCTTTTTCAAACAAGGTACGTaccattgaattttgaaaccaacAAGAATTGGCAGCGAAATTCGAATATGCAGTCTGCTTTATGTATGTATCTAATCCCATTAGCTATAGAGTAGACCAATTTCAAGCGAACAACCAAAGGCAGTTCTTTCTGTATGCATGAGTGGTTGAAGTCTAGAATATGTAAATGCGtttcttagtttttcttttctttgtttaacAGGCGAAGTTTTCAGAGATATTGTGGGTAGTGCATATTACATTGCTCCAGAAGTGTTGAAAAGAAGATATGGACCAGAAGTTGATATATGGAGTATCGGTGTCATGTTGTATATTCTTCTTTGTGGTGTTCCTCCATTTTGGGCTGGTAATGTTTTTTGCTTGGCAATAAATCAAGATTATTGTTCGAAACTTTAAGATGAATGGACAAATAAACTTTTGGTTTGCTCGTATGACAGAATCGGAGCATGGAATTTTCAACGCAATTTTGCGTGGACATATCGACTTCACAAGTGATCCATGGCCTTCAATTTCACCCATGGCAAAAGATTTAGTCAGGAAAATGCTTAATTCAGACCCCAAGCAAAGGCTAACAGCATTCCAAGTTCTAGGTAACTATAAATGAATAATTGATCAACATCTTTCCACCTTATTTTAAAGCAAGTTTTGAATACGTCTTATAATTTCATTTTGTTGCTTTCAGATCATCCATGGATCAAAGAAGATGGAGAAGCACCTGATACACCACTTGACAATGCCGTGTTGAGCAGGCTCAAACAGTTC
This portion of the Papaver somniferum cultivar HN1 chromosome 11, ASM357369v1, whole genome shotgun sequence genome encodes:
- the LOC113321498 gene encoding calcium-dependent protein kinase 2-like; the protein is MHLFSQTTVSSSGPNKKNPKLKKGSLLFLFHLPPPPPTLAPPPPPPQPPPFLSTMGNCCPNRTTEEPAANDNPSGENGENDVANQSASDSTTPPKPSSSAMSGGAAPSVGGGTNKPAKPAQIGPVLGRPMEDVKSIYTIGKELGRGQFGVTHLCTHKTTGEQFACKTIAKRKLVNKEDIEDVRREVQIMHHLTGQPNIVELKGAYEDKQSVHLVMELCAGGELFDRIIAKGHYTERAAASLLRTIVQIVHTCHSMGVVHRDLKPENFLLLNKEENAPLKATDFGLSVFFKQGEVFRDIVGSAYYIAPEVLKRRYGPEVDIWSIGVMLYILLCGVPPFWAESEHGIFNAILRGHIDFTSDPWPSISPMAKDLVRKMLNSDPKQRLTAFQVLDHPWIKEDGEAPDTPLDNAVLSRLKQFRAMNKFKKVALRVIAGCLSEEEIMGLKAMFKNMDTDNSGTITLEELKQGLSKQGTKLSEYEVKQLMEAADADGNGTIDYDEFITATMHLNRMDREEHLYTAFQYFDKDHSGYITTEELEQALREFGMHDGRDIKEILSEVDGDNDGQVNYDEFVAMMRKGNPEANPKKRRDVVI